From Romeriopsis navalis LEGE 11480, the proteins below share one genomic window:
- the aroA gene encoding 3-phosphoshikimate 1-carboxyvinyltransferase, whose product MGKNTVITVKSLSQHQDLILDGSMLGGGLSGNIRIPGDKSISHRSLMLGALAQGETIVHGLLLGEDPRSTAACFRAMGAEITELNTEEVRIQGIGLGNLREPADILDAGNSGTTMRLMLGILASHPDRFFSVTGDSSLRTRPMSRVIQPLTKMGATIWGRESNKLAPLAIRGQHLKPMHYHSPIASAQVKSCILLAGLMTEGQTTVTEPALSRDHSERMLRAFGAQVDVDPETKSVTVTGHPTLTGQTVVVPGDISSAAFWLVAGAIVPGSDLTVENVGVNPTRTGVLEALAMMGADITLENQREVAGEPVADLRVRHGKLKACKIAGDIIPRLIDEIPVLAVAAAFAEGTTVIKDAEELRVKESDRITVMAKQLNAMGASVSELPNGMEVTGGRPLHGAEVDSFTDHRIAMSLAIAALMAKGTTTIHRAEAASISYPTFVETLEQVIGS is encoded by the coding sequence ATGGGTAAAAACACCGTCATTACAGTGAAATCACTCAGCCAACATCAGGATTTAATCCTTGATGGTTCCATGCTAGGTGGGGGACTGTCCGGGAATATTCGGATACCCGGAGATAAATCAATTTCCCATCGATCGTTGATGCTGGGGGCATTAGCGCAGGGTGAGACGATCGTGCATGGCCTACTTTTAGGTGAAGATCCTCGCAGTACGGCTGCGTGTTTCCGCGCAATGGGTGCGGAAATTACGGAGTTGAATACGGAGGAAGTACGAATTCAGGGAATTGGCTTAGGCAATCTACGTGAACCGGCGGACATTCTTGATGCGGGTAACTCCGGTACAACCATGCGGTTGATGTTAGGAATTTTAGCATCCCATCCCGATCGTTTTTTTAGTGTGACGGGTGATAGCTCATTGCGTACGCGCCCGATGTCCCGCGTGATTCAACCCCTGACGAAAATGGGCGCAACGATTTGGGGTCGCGAAAGCAATAAACTAGCACCACTGGCAATCCGTGGCCAGCATCTCAAACCGATGCACTACCATTCCCCGATCGCATCAGCGCAGGTGAAATCCTGCATCTTGCTGGCGGGTCTCATGACTGAAGGCCAAACGACGGTGACAGAACCGGCCCTATCAAGAGATCACAGCGAACGGATGTTGCGGGCTTTTGGGGCACAGGTAGATGTTGATCCCGAAACAAAATCGGTCACGGTGACGGGCCACCCAACGCTAACGGGGCAAACGGTGGTGGTGCCGGGGGACATTAGTTCAGCGGCATTTTGGTTAGTGGCCGGGGCGATCGTTCCAGGGTCCGATCTAACTGTCGAAAACGTAGGGGTCAATCCGACGCGCACAGGCGTGCTGGAAGCATTGGCAATGATGGGTGCCGATATTACGTTAGAAAATCAGCGGGAAGTCGCGGGTGAGCCGGTAGCTGACTTGCGTGTCCGTCACGGCAAACTTAAAGCCTGTAAAATTGCGGGGGATATTATTCCGCGTTTGATTGATGAGATTCCAGTGTTGGCGGTGGCAGCCGCTTTTGCGGAAGGCACAACAGTCATTAAAGATGCGGAAGAACTGCGGGTGAAGGAGAGCGATCGAATCACCGTCATGGCCAAGCAACTGAATGCAATGGGGGCGAGTGTGTCAGAGTTGCCCAATGGCATGGAGGTCACCGGCGGCAGGCCACTCCACGGAGCCGAAGTTGATAGCTTTACGGATCACCGGATTGCGATGAGTTTGGCGATCGCCGCGCTGATGGCAAAAGGCACTACAACCATTCACCGGGCGGAAGCCGCATCGATTTCCTATCCGACGTTTGTGGAGACTTTAGAGCAGGTGATTGGGAGTTGA
- a CDS encoding Gfo/Idh/MocA family protein, whose product MTQLPIGIGLIGTGYAAKVRAEAINAEPRATLVGVSGNTPTKAQAFAQTHQTRLFESWQAVVNHSDVQLVVISNNNSAHGEIARAALFAGKHVVVEYPIALEVSTAESLLALAQNKQRLLHVEHIELMGGVHQALLATLPKIGTPFYTRYATITPQNPAPEKWTYNHDLFGFPLMGALSRLNRFTNAFGAVDQVSCQASYLDTPDRAPRYYAACMCTATLKFRSGLVADVIYGKGEALWQPERKLEVQGDKGAIVFNGEKGTLINAQGEHPIETSGRRGLFARDTAAVIDYLINGTPLYTNIIDSIYTMRVAEAARKAAETGQLVNL is encoded by the coding sequence ATGACGCAACTTCCCATCGGTATTGGTCTTATCGGCACTGGCTACGCGGCAAAAGTTCGAGCCGAAGCGATCAATGCTGAACCACGGGCGACATTGGTGGGCGTCTCGGGTAACACACCAACGAAGGCCCAAGCCTTTGCCCAAACGCACCAGACAAGGCTGTTTGAATCTTGGCAAGCGGTGGTGAATCACAGTGACGTGCAACTCGTGGTGATTTCGAACAATAACAGCGCTCACGGGGAAATTGCGCGCGCAGCCTTATTTGCGGGAAAACACGTCGTCGTCGAATATCCCATCGCCCTCGAAGTCTCTACCGCCGAATCACTCCTCGCACTGGCCCAAAACAAACAGCGGTTGCTCCACGTCGAACATATTGAACTGATGGGTGGCGTTCACCAAGCTCTGCTCGCCACCCTGCCAAAAATCGGGACGCCCTTTTATACCCGCTATGCCACCATCACACCGCAAAATCCCGCGCCCGAAAAGTGGACTTACAATCACGATTTATTTGGCTTCCCGCTGATGGGCGCACTCTCTCGGCTCAATCGCTTTACCAATGCTTTCGGCGCGGTCGACCAAGTGAGTTGTCAAGCATCTTATCTGGATACACCCGATCGTGCCCCCCGCTATTACGCCGCCTGCATGTGTACGGCCACCCTGAAATTTCGCAGTGGTCTTGTCGCTGACGTGATTTACGGTAAAGGCGAAGCCCTCTGGCAGCCCGAGCGCAAACTCGAAGTTCAAGGTGACAAAGGCGCGATCGTCTTCAATGGCGAAAAAGGCACGCTGATTAACGCTCAAGGGGAACACCCGATCGAAACCAGTGGCCGCCGGGGACTCTTCGCCCGCGACACTGCTGCTGTGATCGATTACCTCATCAACGGCACGCCGCTTTACACCAACATTATCGACAGCATTTACACCATGCGTGTGGCGGAAGCAGCTCGGAAAGCCGCCGAAACTGGCCAATTAGTGAACCTGTAA
- a CDS encoding pentapeptide repeat-containing protein yields the protein MTMEPNQDLPPARLESPQPLLTTEIDQRGAEGLVRPTPVGPSASLFAYPWAQGRDVATPPLVVLGLIGSIVLITISFFLGGWFGTIMLLIGTIVALGLSLQVLAPQLKEYFANLLTGNAPLFLAGTALFAGLVGGLKLVGVDRPIAVWYAQANWNALGALGEVFGALGQIMIAVIAVYVAWRQYVISKDLTIQQNTITQQQTIDAYFQGVSELVIDDEGLLEDWPQERAIAEGRTAAILASVDALGRAKVLRFLSRARLLSPLKRDQRLGRPILDGQGGYAEDRLYGVRVIDLGIMLAGADLSKTDLRWSDLSDANLIRSNISDCELVKANLARTILVSATLRNSDINGARFFYGKVETASPRSRVEPPDYRTGAHTGAVVENTDFTNVEDLSEEQRQYICAWGGTKTRATVPGGCGDIPNKLGR from the coding sequence ATGACGATGGAACCGAATCAGGATTTGCCCCCAGCGCGCCTGGAATCGCCCCAACCATTATTAACGACTGAAATTGATCAACGTGGTGCTGAGGGGCTTGTGCGTCCCACGCCCGTTGGGCCATCAGCCAGTTTGTTTGCCTATCCCTGGGCCCAGGGGCGTGATGTGGCGACGCCGCCATTGGTGGTGTTGGGGCTGATCGGGTCAATTGTTTTAATTACGATTAGCTTTTTTCTGGGCGGCTGGTTCGGCACGATTATGTTGTTGATCGGGACGATCGTTGCTCTGGGTTTGTCTTTGCAGGTGTTGGCGCCCCAGTTAAAGGAATATTTTGCCAACTTGCTGACGGGGAATGCGCCCCTGTTTTTAGCGGGTACCGCATTGTTCGCGGGATTGGTTGGTGGGTTGAAGTTGGTGGGTGTGGATCGCCCGATCGCGGTTTGGTATGCCCAGGCAAATTGGAATGCGTTGGGGGCGCTAGGTGAGGTATTTGGGGCGTTGGGTCAAATTATGATTGCGGTCATTGCGGTCTATGTGGCTTGGCGGCAATATGTGATTTCGAAGGATCTGACGATTCAGCAAAATACGATTACGCAGCAGCAGACAATTGATGCCTATTTCCAAGGGGTCTCGGAGCTCGTGATCGATGATGAGGGATTGCTGGAAGATTGGCCCCAGGAACGGGCGATCGCTGAAGGGCGGACAGCGGCCATTTTAGCCAGTGTGGATGCCCTGGGCCGAGCGAAGGTTTTACGGTTTCTGTCGCGGGCGCGGCTATTGTCTCCTTTAAAGCGCGATCAGCGTTTGGGGCGGCCAATTTTAGATGGACAGGGTGGCTATGCGGAGGACCGATTGTATGGTGTGCGTGTGATTGACCTCGGCATCATGCTGGCGGGGGCGGATTTGTCGAAGACCGATTTACGCTGGTCTGACTTGAGTGATGCCAACTTGATTCGATCCAATATTAGTGATTGTGAATTGGTCAAGGCGAATTTGGCCCGGACGATCCTAGTTAGTGCCACCCTGCGGAATTCCGATATTAATGGGGCACGGTTCTTTTATGGCAAGGTGGAGACAGCGAGTCCCCGCAGTCGAGTGGAGCCGCCAGACTATCGCACCGGAGCTCATACGGGGGCTGTGGTGGAGAATACTGATTTTACCAATGTCGAAGATTTGTCCGAAGAACAGCGGCAATATATTTGTGCCTGGGGTGGCACAAAAACCCGGGCGACGGTGCCGGGTGGCTGTGGGGATATTCCAAATAAATTGGGTCGCTAG
- a CDS encoding CapA family protein, whose translation MVYADGQQPASVSELARTGNLQAISYWLNARLAKYRLFARVDQVRSGNLRIVIELRPNAKRNANTPAFRNKLVRYVCHQLWQLNSPNIDGAMVAARYVGQSKLIWKQSVRIVSPARRIHLANSPQSVQRRVRQVSRKRKQFQAMRSVLISGSSVAAFVFGCWLGYADAPSEQTQASAVMAQFNRSETKVQAALETLSVNRPKELSQGDDVKLMFAGDVSFSPTYDATVGNNNKWSLGRMDELREADISMVNLDTPLTNTNQVLPGKKANIKASPNRVDVLSSGGVDLVNLANNSTMDYQSAGLSETINTLNQVGIATVGAGQNATAARRPVIMDVKGQRVAYLSYYDSDLHAATDANAGTNPRRNDRIAADIKSIRDQVNWVVVNYHWGESMAKYPGDWQIDLARFTVDQGADLVVGHHAKVLQGAEIYKGRPIAYSLGNFIFSGQTPEQTASDYDTAVLKVGLKDQKMRVEFLPVEVRNFQARVVKDARGQQILERIKDVSDIFDEPLTGPMILDAASNTATPLPTAEIPEQPAPPPVEPIQPSTELFKPSHDRPWNQNTFTVPSGESGQQGSAITEETAPQQLELPIQQNLPPSVPTQFDDSLESPKRRYAKAVIKPAPVALKQSATQ comes from the coding sequence ATGGTTTACGCAGACGGTCAACAACCCGCATCAGTGAGTGAGTTAGCTCGGACTGGGAATCTTCAGGCGATTTCCTACTGGCTCAACGCACGCCTGGCAAAATATCGCCTCTTTGCCCGAGTCGATCAGGTGCGATCGGGTAATTTGCGCATCGTGATTGAACTGCGACCCAATGCTAAGCGCAATGCCAACACACCGGCATTCCGAAACAAGCTCGTGCGTTACGTTTGCCATCAACTATGGCAGCTAAATTCACCAAATATTGACGGGGCCATGGTGGCCGCACGCTACGTCGGCCAATCCAAGTTGATTTGGAAACAATCCGTCCGGATTGTCTCGCCCGCGAGGCGCATTCACCTCGCCAACTCACCCCAGTCAGTGCAGCGACGCGTGCGTCAGGTATCACGCAAACGCAAGCAATTCCAAGCAATGCGATCGGTGCTGATTAGTGGTTCGTCCGTCGCGGCATTTGTCTTTGGCTGTTGGCTCGGCTATGCCGATGCTCCATCGGAACAAACCCAAGCCTCTGCGGTCATGGCCCAGTTCAACCGCAGTGAAACAAAAGTTCAAGCCGCACTTGAGACCCTATCTGTCAATCGGCCCAAAGAACTGAGCCAGGGCGATGACGTCAAATTAATGTTTGCAGGGGATGTCAGCTTTAGTCCGACTTATGATGCCACAGTCGGCAATAACAACAAGTGGTCGTTAGGCCGTATGGACGAATTGCGCGAAGCTGACATTAGTATGGTCAACCTCGATACGCCGCTGACCAATACCAACCAAGTTTTACCAGGCAAAAAAGCCAACATCAAAGCCTCACCAAACCGCGTCGACGTCCTCAGTAGCGGCGGCGTTGACCTGGTTAATCTGGCGAACAATAGCACGATGGATTACCAGAGTGCCGGGCTATCCGAGACAATCAACACCCTCAATCAAGTCGGGATCGCCACGGTTGGGGCCGGCCAAAATGCCACTGCCGCGCGCCGTCCCGTCATCATGGACGTCAAAGGCCAGCGCGTCGCGTACCTCAGCTACTACGACTCAGATTTACATGCAGCGACTGATGCCAATGCCGGCACCAATCCCCGGCGCAACGATCGCATCGCCGCTGATATTAAATCAATTCGGGATCAGGTAAATTGGGTTGTGGTCAATTACCACTGGGGTGAGTCCATGGCCAAATACCCCGGCGATTGGCAAATCGATTTGGCTCGTTTTACCGTCGATCAAGGGGCAGATCTTGTCGTTGGCCATCACGCCAAAGTTTTACAGGGCGCGGAAATTTACAAAGGTCGGCCGATCGCCTACTCCTTGGGGAATTTTATTTTCAGTGGCCAAACACCGGAGCAAACTGCCAGTGACTACGATACAGCAGTGCTTAAGGTTGGCCTCAAGGATCAGAAGATGCGGGTAGAGTTCTTACCTGTTGAAGTGCGTAACTTCCAGGCAAGGGTCGTTAAAGATGCGCGTGGGCAACAGATTCTAGAACGGATCAAAGACGTTTCTGATATTTTTGATGAGCCACTCACTGGCCCCATGATTTTGGATGCGGCCAGCAATACCGCAACACCACTACCAACCGCCGAAATTCCGGAGCAACCAGCACCCCCCCCTGTTGAGCCGATTCAACCTTCCACTGAATTATTCAAACCCAGTCACGATCGCCCCTGGAATCAAAATACATTTACCGTCCCCAGCGGCGAATCCGGCCAGCAAGGTAGTGCAATTACCGAGGAAACGGCACCACAGCAGTTAGAGTTGCCAATTCAACAAAATCTACCGCCATCGGTACCCACACAGTTTGATGACTCCCTCGAATCGCCAAAGCGCCGCTACGCAAAGGCCGTAATCAAACCAGCACCTGTAGCGTTAAAACAGTCCGCCACTCAATAA
- a CDS encoding site-2 protease family protein, with product MTGDAITALSALGALIILGIGYYRARPYGRLGIFSWLQSVSLMFPWLVFFGLFATGIYLNLVGILFLLVGSTATYILLGREVRSLSQQAIAKQSEELAAEAKINPNPINDRPAETTTDAATPTPSDATNPPAVKAQGPNSPIDAALPLFEPMPAADIAMAKEIFGIDSFFATETVPYQNGVIFNGNLRGDAVEVHTQLSDRLATRFNDRYRLFLIENPEGRPTVVVLPSENDPKPLTIAQKIVAIALGIATIITCLETSGFLLGFDFYQNISRYPEVLPLASGLISVLVIHEIGHWVAARRYQVKLSWPFFLPTWQIGAFGALTRFESLLPNRNALFDIAFAGPLAGGGLSFIMLLIGLVISNGESSFQIPTIFFEGSILVGTFAKTLLHESLQQTMVNVHPLVVIGWIGLIYTAINLMPAGCLDGGRMIQAIYGRRTARTTTIATFILLAVISLINPLALYWAILILFLQRNLERPSLNELTEPDDTRAGLALIALFMMITILLPLTPSLAGRLGIGG from the coding sequence ATGACCGGCGACGCAATTACTGCACTCAGCGCACTAGGGGCGTTAATCATTCTTGGCATTGGCTACTATCGAGCCCGTCCCTACGGACGTTTAGGCATCTTCTCCTGGCTTCAGTCCGTATCACTAATGTTTCCTTGGCTGGTATTTTTTGGTTTATTCGCTACGGGCATTTATCTCAATCTGGTCGGCATTTTGTTTCTGCTAGTCGGATCAACCGCAACCTATATTTTGCTGGGGCGCGAGGTGCGATCACTGTCCCAACAAGCAATTGCCAAACAGTCCGAAGAACTGGCAGCAGAGGCAAAAATCAATCCTAACCCCATCAACGATCGTCCAGCGGAAACCACCACAGACGCTGCTACACCAACACCCAGTGATGCCACAAATCCGCCAGCGGTAAAAGCACAAGGTCCCAACTCCCCAATCGATGCGGCTTTACCCCTATTTGAGCCAATGCCCGCCGCTGATATTGCGATGGCAAAGGAAATTTTTGGCATCGATAGTTTTTTTGCTACCGAAACCGTGCCCTACCAAAACGGTGTGATCTTTAATGGCAATCTCCGTGGAGATGCCGTAGAGGTCCATACGCAACTCTCTGATCGCTTAGCCACACGGTTCAACGATCGCTATCGTCTCTTTTTGATTGAAAATCCCGAAGGCCGACCAACAGTCGTCGTGCTGCCCAGTGAAAATGATCCGAAACCGTTGACAATCGCCCAAAAAATTGTCGCTATTGCCTTAGGGATCGCCACAATCATCACCTGCCTGGAAACTTCCGGCTTTCTGCTCGGCTTTGACTTCTATCAAAACATCAGCCGCTACCCAGAAGTCTTACCCCTCGCAAGTGGCCTCATCAGTGTCTTAGTAATCCATGAAATTGGTCATTGGGTTGCCGCACGTCGCTATCAGGTCAAACTCAGCTGGCCATTTTTCCTCCCAACCTGGCAGATTGGCGCTTTCGGTGCGCTCACCCGGTTTGAATCACTGCTGCCAAATCGCAACGCCTTATTTGATATTGCGTTTGCCGGGCCCTTGGCCGGCGGGGGGCTTTCCTTCATCATGTTGCTCATCGGTCTCGTAATCTCAAATGGTGAAAGTAGTTTCCAAATTCCCACCATTTTCTTTGAAGGCTCAATCTTAGTCGGCACATTCGCAAAAACCCTACTGCATGAGTCGCTACAGCAAACCATGGTGAACGTCCATCCATTGGTCGTGATTGGTTGGATTGGCCTGATTTATACCGCGATCAATCTAATGCCAGCGGGCTGTCTTGACGGGGGCCGCATGATTCAAGCGATTTATGGTCGGCGAACCGCTCGGACAACAACAATCGCCACATTCATCTTACTCGCCGTAATCTCGTTGATTAATCCCTTGGCGCTGTACTGGGCAATTTTGATTTTGTTCCTACAGCGTAATTTGGAACGCCCCAGTCTTAACGAGTTAACTGAACCCGATGATACAAGAGCAGGATTAGCACTAATTGCATTATTTATGATGATTACCATCTTGTTACCCCTCACACCAAGTCTCGCAGGCCGTTTAGGCATCGGGGGTTAG
- a CDS encoding SpoIIE family protein phosphatase, giving the protein MNLDSQPKLKMLIVDDEPDNLDLLYRTFRLEFQVLRAESAPAALELLDRHGEVAIIISDQRMPEMLGTEFLSRTVERFPDTIRMVLTAYTDVKDLVDAINSGKVFKYITKPWTQQQLQAVVRQAAETYKLVKQRTDKLQQALRRESTFNSVTTAIRESIDYTSMLPTIVQAIGHTFQASCGLLHTVEEGERSPQPLLYASDDCEADLAILNESIMSTIDLVVTDRRTEVQAIEQDNQTWHHLVLPLRYQNDLLAVLNLVRAGTENIWTPADIDLIQGVIEQAALAISQAKLHQQTRQQAQQMRSELAVARQIQSNLLRQNIPEFASAKVQACCHPAREVGGDFFEVYDHPQGDIWVAVGDVSGKGVPAALFMASAISVLRREMAQEISPHPEDVMRSLNQTLMEDLVSTNCFITMVLAKFNPTTGELFYANAGHLYPMIWSAAELSQTEEPEYLMRRGIPLGILPTWKGESGNRMMQSGEFFLLTSDGLTEASIRMPVAVGAANAADDFVQLQQSGLWQLLREQNQEFDLKNLLETIRQHTVAQEDDQTMLSLEVL; this is encoded by the coding sequence ATGAATCTTGATTCCCAGCCGAAACTCAAGATGTTGATCGTGGACGATGAGCCAGATAATCTTGATCTGCTTTATCGCACGTTCCGCTTAGAGTTCCAAGTCCTGCGGGCCGAAAGTGCCCCAGCTGCCCTAGAGCTGCTTGATCGTCATGGCGAAGTGGCGATTATTATTTCGGATCAGCGCATGCCCGAGATGCTGGGAACCGAGTTTCTCAGTCGTACGGTCGAGCGTTTCCCCGATACCATTCGGATGGTGTTAACCGCTTACACCGATGTCAAAGACCTGGTGGATGCAATTAACTCCGGTAAAGTCTTCAAATACATTACGAAACCGTGGACCCAGCAGCAGCTCCAAGCAGTTGTGCGGCAGGCCGCTGAAACTTATAAATTGGTCAAACAGCGGACCGATAAGTTACAGCAAGCCCTCAGGCGTGAATCAACATTCAATAGCGTCACCACGGCCATCCGTGAGTCGATTGACTATACGAGTATGCTGCCGACAATCGTGCAAGCGATCGGGCATACCTTCCAAGCCAGCTGCGGACTGCTCCATACCGTTGAAGAGGGAGAACGCTCACCCCAACCCTTGCTCTATGCGAGTGATGATTGTGAAGCCGATCTCGCCATCTTGAACGAAAGCATCATGTCGACGATTGATTTAGTCGTCACAGACCGGCGAACTGAAGTGCAGGCGATCGAGCAAGATAACCAAACCTGGCATCATCTCGTTTTGCCACTCCGCTATCAGAATGATTTGCTGGCCGTTCTCAACTTGGTCCGTGCTGGCACCGAGAATATTTGGACACCAGCCGACATTGATCTGATTCAAGGCGTAATTGAGCAAGCGGCCCTTGCAATTTCCCAAGCCAAATTGCATCAACAAACTCGCCAACAAGCACAGCAGATGCGGTCAGAGCTGGCAGTTGCGCGCCAAATCCAAAGCAATTTACTCCGCCAAAACATCCCGGAATTTGCGTCAGCAAAAGTTCAGGCTTGTTGCCATCCAGCCCGCGAAGTCGGCGGCGACTTCTTTGAAGTCTATGATCACCCCCAAGGCGATATCTGGGTTGCGGTGGGCGACGTATCGGGGAAAGGGGTACCGGCAGCGCTCTTCATGGCAAGTGCAATTTCCGTACTCCGGCGTGAAATGGCACAGGAAATATCTCCGCATCCCGAGGATGTAATGCGTAGCCTGAATCAAACGCTGATGGAGGATCTCGTTAGTACCAACTGTTTCATTACAATGGTACTGGCGAAATTTAATCCCACCACGGGCGAATTGTTCTACGCCAATGCTGGACATTTGTATCCCATGATTTGGTCCGCCGCTGAGCTCAGTCAGACGGAAGAACCGGAATATCTCATGCGCCGGGGGATTCCACTAGGCATTCTTCCGACCTGGAAAGGTGAATCAGGCAACCGCATGATGCAATCCGGTGAATTTTTCCTACTCACTAGCGATGGCCTCACAGAAGCTTCAATCCGCATGCCAGTAGCTGTCGGAGCCGCCAATGCCGCTGATGATTTCGTCCAACTTCAACAGTCAGGCCTATGGCAGTTATTACGCGAGCAAAATCAGGAGTTTGACCTGAAGAATTTACTCGAAACGATTCGACAGCACACTGTTGCTCAAGAAGACGACCAAACTATGCTCTCTCTGGAGGTTCTTTAG
- a CDS encoding ATP-binding protein: protein MKTELHVPSDIRFLMLAEDWLLGSLKLEVGETVDWSKQAARLRLALAEAYSNVVRHAHREQPHLPVVICLEIDNQEMALEIWDRGAGYNPDAYKAPSPEDRQEHGYGWMILNRLMDSVEYQSQLDGRNCLKLAANLPEVAVTEAA from the coding sequence ATGAAGACCGAACTCCATGTTCCTAGCGACATTCGCTTTTTGATGCTGGCAGAAGATTGGCTTCTGGGCAGTCTGAAGTTAGAAGTTGGCGAAACCGTTGACTGGTCCAAACAAGCCGCCCGGTTACGCCTTGCTTTAGCTGAGGCCTACTCCAATGTTGTGCGTCATGCTCACCGTGAACAACCCCATTTACCCGTCGTCATTTGTTTAGAAATTGACAACCAGGAAATGGCACTCGAAATCTGGGATCGCGGCGCGGGATACAACCCGGATGCCTATAAAGCACCCTCCCCAGAAGACCGCCAAGAACACGGCTACGGCTGGATGATTCTCAACCGCCTGATGGATAGCGTGGAATATCAGTCCCAACTTGATGGTCGTAATTGCCTCAAACTAGCGGCTAATCTACCAGAAGTTGCAGTCACAGAAGCAGCTTAA
- a CDS encoding helix-turn-helix domain-containing protein yields MARAGKALKRVLTRYGISQNQLATTMGIDRSNVSRWVSESRDPSAEAVAQIKQALVHLQPPAAEDFVQFYLYEGMEEAKTIPATPTSEHGTNIGIQPSSQVTTPTTLTPVPSRHPGFVM; encoded by the coding sequence ATGGCTAGGGCAGGAAAAGCATTAAAACGTGTATTAACACGGTACGGAATTAGCCAGAACCAACTGGCAACAACAATGGGTATTGATCGCTCCAATGTGAGTCGCTGGGTCAGTGAGAGTCGCGATCCGTCAGCCGAAGCGGTCGCTCAAATTAAGCAAGCATTAGTTCACTTACAGCCCCCTGCGGCCGAGGATTTTGTCCAATTCTACTTATATGAAGGGATGGAAGAAGCTAAGACAATCCCAGCGACGCCAACGTCGGAGCATGGAACCAACATTGGCATTCAACCTTCGTCTCAAGTTACAACACCGACAACCTTAACGCCGGTTCCGAGTCGGCATCCAGGCTTTGTGATGTAA
- the petL gene encoding cytochrome b6-f complex subunit PetL — translation MGTVVAFFLFLAVSFGLAVGLMFGLRAVKLI, via the coding sequence ATGGGTACTGTAGTTGCTTTCTTTTTGTTCCTGGCTGTTTCCTTTGGCTTGGCAGTTGGCTTGATGTTTGGTTTGCGAGCAGTGAAGCTGATTTAG